ACTTTGAGACTCATGTAATCAATATGCTTGTGGTGTAAGGAAAAGTATGGTGAAGTATAGTTTGCATGAGTTGAGGTAGGAAGATAATTAATGAGGTACACTACAGTGATGAAGTTGTGATCCCACAAGTCTGAAGGTAAGGAAGCATGATCCAAAAGAGCCAACCTCATTTTACATAGTTTGCTTATGCTTTCTTTCGACTATGCCACTTTGATGTAATGCATGAGGGAATGTGAGCATGTGTATGATACCTAGTTTATTAAGGAACTTTATGAATGGTTTGAATTCTCCATCAAAAAGTGATTGAATAACTTTGATGTTAGAGTTGGATTGTATTGTGACAAAGCTCATGAAAAGCTTGAATGCACTATGGGTGTCACATTTCTAATTGATCATGTAAATCCAGGTATACCTTGTATGTGCATCAAGAAAAGAGAGATAATAAGAGTTACCTCCTCTATATGGTTTTGGGTAAGGCCCCCATAAATCTAAATGAAGTAATTCAAAAGCACaactataatttttatgtgttaaAGGCACATGAAGCCTTTAAGATTTCCCTAGATAACAAGCATGACAGAAATTTTCACATTTCTTGTTATTCAAGGAAATATTACATATGTCAAGTACATGATTGATGGCTCTAGGATGAGCACGTACTAATCTAGCATGCCATAGAACATGATTGTTACCAGATGAGGTTGCATTATCTTGTCTAAGGCGGGCAATAGTCTTATTAACAAAAGAATGCAAAACTTAAGAATTATTAGAAGTAAGATTGGGTAAGATTTCAATAGTGATATTGTTGAAGCATTACAATCCATTTTCACAACAATCCACTTTCATCAATAAAACCTTTTAGCAAGAGCAGGTTAGATTGTGATTTGACAAAGCATTTGTTAGCATGAAATTCAAAGTAGGCTTTGTTATCTCTTGCAAATTTTAAAACAGATAACAAATTTCTAGTAATTCTATGAACATAGAGCAAGTTGTTCAACAAAAGAGAAGATTTAAGCATGCATTTGGACTTAAGTCTAGTTGAGCATATGGAAGAAATTTCTAAGCTATGTCCATTACCAACTAAGTCTTCATGAAGTAATGCACTGGTGTGTATACTTTGCAAGTTTAAAATGCTAAAGATGGTATGATGGGATGCACCTGATTTAGCAAACCATGCTTAAGAATCTAAGCCTTATGGGATGTGAAGCACATTGTGGTGATCTAACTATCCAGTGGCTTGAGTGGAGTTGGAACTCTGACCTTGTTGTTTTCACTTGAGCCTGATTAGTTCCAAATGTGGTAGGAGATTATTCCCAAGTTTTGCTTGGAGTAGGTACAAAGTATTCATCAAATCTATTACAACACTCTATAACTGAATGCCCATATTTGTTGCAAAGCTCACATGTAGGCCGATTTCCTATGGTATAGTGTTGTCTTCCTCTACCCCTGCCTCTGAAGCCACAAGCTCTATTCCTATGATGTTGGTACGATCCTGAGCTACCTGCATTTCTGGATGAGAATTGCTTTTGTCATGCTTGTGCTATGCTAGCTGTAGCACTTGGAGTTGTGATCTCTTGTTTGTACTTCTCCATTTGAgctttttgaatatatatatatatatatatatatatatatatatagcataatGCTTCAACCTCATATATATCAATAGGTTCCACCCATAAATCATCAAGATGAAAGAGTTGTATTCCTCAGGTATCCCTTGAAGAATGGAATCTACTTGATATCTGTCAAAGATAGGATCGCCAACAGCTAGTAATGAATATGTAATTGCTCTAATACGAACAACATACTCTGAAATAGATTTATTACCTTTCTTGATGGTTTTCAACTCAGTTCGAAGTTGGTGAACTCTTTCCTTCATTTGTGAGTGAAAACGATTGTGAAGTTTATCTCACACCTCATATGCACGTTTGCATAAGAGAACTCTTGGTATAACCGATTTAGAAATGGTAGATATCAACCATGTGAagaatgcttgatcttgaacgATTCATGCTTCATTTTCTTCAGATACAATATTCAAAAGGCTTTCACTATTGGTTTTGAAAATAGGCGGAATGTGAGGATTAACCACGGTTTTGTGCAGTTTGTGTGAAAAAATCACACCTTTAACCTACTGGTTCCATAGAAGAAAGTTACTCTCCTGTAGTTTGATGGAGAGTTTTGGTGCAAATATGTTGCACGAGCTTGTGTGCACCATTGTTGACGCAATAGTTTGTGAGGATTTGATCATATCTTGTGTTTCTTGCAGTACACTATCTTGATCTCCCATGGAAGCTTCTCTAAAGCTCGTCGGTGATGATTCCAAATTAACACACATGAAAGACGCGCGATCAAGAACAAAGCAAAACCTGGTCCCTTAGACGATTAATACCATAATTATAACGAGAGTGaacattgaagatgatgaaggtgatGAAATCATGATCACATACTTTGTATGAAATCTAATGTGTATTGTTCATTATAAGTTACAATGCATGAagcttgatatatatatatatatatatatatatatatatatatatatatatatatatatatatatatatatatatatatatatatatatatatatatatatatatatatatatatatatataatcagccTTCTCAAAGTTAATTAGAAGGTGTGAAAGTTAGTAACTTTCCTAATATATTACGACAAACTTTTAACCAATTTATTCATCATTCTATGTCAATACTACAAACCGTCTCTAAATATTTTAGTTGATCCAACGACTCAAAATTGTTCAAGAGaaacaaaacataacaaagaaaaaggaatgaatCTATTTCTTTAAATTAATGAAACATTTTTTTCATATCACTAAAACGTGATGTAaatatctttttccataaaagttCTTATAGAAAAGAACTACACTAAAACATCTAAGGAGAGCTATTGATAAGCAGCAGTCCATGATGTAGATCCAGTGTGAAGCTCTGGAGCAAGGTTATGTTGTACCTTCAACACCTTGGTGAAAAGACTTCGGGTTGATGATTGGGTTTTCCCCTATTAGGTTTGTGAATGGCCAAGAACAATTAACGTTCCAAGGATCAAACCAGTAACTAAATGAAAAGTAGTATGAGAGTGAATAAATTAAATTCCTGAAAAGGTGCAATCTGATCGTTAAATAGTATGAGCGGCTAAAATCATCTCCATGTAATTTATCGTCTTATGAGAGTTGTCGTTCAATTATATTTAACAATGAAAAATGTGATGGATGATGTGATTTTGTATCCTCGACAAAGATGAGGatttatctatttttttgttATTCGGTCTTCTTCTTGGATCTCACGGACGGTCCAAAACATAATCCATTATAatgtttttggtttttattttttgCCTATATCTTTTACCAGCTACTCTGTTTGATACGAAACTATTTTAGGTAAGATAATTGATTGGTTAAAAGATGGATTCGATGTTTTTCCATGATCCTTGGATGGAAAATATGGTGTTAAGGAATCATTTTAGACCGGTTCTGTATTTACAATGGACCACATGTCATTGTCGTGGTTAATAGTAGTGCTGAACAACTATTGCTTTTtcttaaaaagaaaatcaaataccaTAGATCTTCACATTTCTAATTTAGAGTAAGAGTCAAGTAGTGGTTGTCTGCAGCAGACTATATTCCCGATGTCTCTATTCATAAAACGGAAAACAATTAGTTTCACTTTCTATATATAAATACTACTTCAAACTATTACATTTACAcgcatttgttttttttttctgtcaaatatcatcaataatttGGTTAGTAATATTCGTATACAAACATGTATATCTAAATTTATGTGGTCCATTTTTTTAACGTAGATGAAAAATTGTTGAAAGTGATTATAGAAAGATTATGTGAAGATAATTGCAAAGGCAACTAAATGAGATGTAAGGTAGTTGCTAATTGTGCTTGTTGTAGTCATGCATTTTAAATCAAATAGACAGGAAGATGAACcactatatttttatttaagcTCCCCCCAAAGTTTTACCAAATAATAAagtagaaaaatgaaaaaaattatatatgtgTAATTTGAGATGGTCATTAACAACAttgtttttttactttaaaaaaaataaatctttGTGTTGATTTATCCTCTCATTTCTCGATCTTCGTCTAGATATACTTATAAGAatgattaaattttaattttgaatcaTCGATCTATTTTTAGATGTGAGTAATCTCATGACTTAATTCGCCAAAATCAACCCTTAAATATTGGAACTTTTCAATTACAATCGACAAAAGTTTTATGGCGCACGTAAATGAAAATAATGTTTTACAAAACACAGATTTACAATCTTGCAATCTTCCAAATATTGGAAGTCTTTAATTGCAACAATATTCATTTCGTCGTAAGCAACACACTAGATACTATGAGTTTTCAATCacaactagtttttttttttttttaagcaaggatTGACTTAATGAAGAGAACCCAAGTTCTCTAAAGCTTGATACAAAAAAACGGGATAAAgcccaaagaaaaagaaaaattacacgcCAATTGCGTCCTACGAGAAATAATGGAAAGGATTCCGActaaactcataaaaattacaattgggttGTCTAATTTTCCCGACAAAAGCCCAACGCCAAACCAGAGCTTTAACTCCCCAAACCATATCATAAATATTCCAAGTATCTCCCCTGAAGATGATACCGTTTCTAACCGTCCACAAATACCACACCACCGCCAACCACCACCCCTTCTTTTCCTTTGCGCACCTTAACATTCTTACCGAAAGCGTGCCACTTCATGAAACTTTCCTTGATGTCATCCACCTTATAATTACCAAAACCGATCCACTCTGCTATTTCTTTCCACACCAAATTCACATAAACAGCAAAATACACATGGGGAATTAGAAAAAGGCATTATGCCTCTTCGAGATAAAGCTCCTCTTGTCGGAATTCTATCAATGAAACAACGCCAACCAAAAGCCTTTATTTTTGTTGGTACAACCATCTTCCAAACTGTTCCAAAAGCTTTATCGAACTTCCCATGAGGACCAAACGGAATATGAACAGAATTCAGAATATAGTAGCACAATTTAACCGAAAAACCTCCCTCCTTGCTAGGAATCCACCGCATACTGTCATGCCTGCTTGGTTCCAGCATTTCATCCCTTAACACCTCATTCAGCCCCGAAAAAGCTTCTCTCAGCACCGTAGCCGCGTTGTAACCAGAGTCGTCATGCCCAGCTGAAAAAAGCACAACAGGACCAGAACCCACAGCGTGAGAGGGCTGTTGCTGTACCGTTTCTGCCACGGTTTGCATTTGGGAACTCTGCTGCTGGATCGCTCCCAGAACAGCATTCTGGTTGTTCGTAATAGCACTCGGTAAGCCGAAATCTCCCCACGTCCAGCCTCCATTTTTCCATCCTCCCATTAGCGTAACCGAAACCTGCtgtaaagaagaaacaaaaaacaGTGAAGGAAAAAGTTCTCTAAGAATTCCCCGCCTCGTCCAATTGGAGTTCCAAAAGGAAGTAGAACTTCCGCTCCCCGCCTCGTCCAATTTGGAGCCTtgtaaaaggaaagaaaaaatataGCTAAACTCCCAAGAACCGCCTTAACAAGGGTAAGTCTACCACCGAAGCTAAGAAATCTCCCTTTCCACGATGCCAATCTATTTTTAATCTTGATCATTAAAGGTTCCCAAGAAGCGACTCTTCTAGGATTACAACCGATTGGTATCCTTAAGAAGTTAAACACCTTTCCTTCCTTCTTACATCTAAGAAAACAAGTGGCAATCTCCAAGAAATTAGGATTAATATTGTAACCAATTAACTTGCTTTTGTGGAAAGAAAAAAGTTAAGGCGGTTCAATCACAACTAGTTAAAATTTCAAAGCgtgtaaaattaaattaatagctAAGACTATTATAGTTGCAACACAAATTATTGTTACAATTACATAatttaatcaatcaaaattgTAATATGCAATTCATCACTTCTCTGATTTCATCTAAATCAATTTTTTCAATTACAAAGACTCGGGGAAAtcattaatttcaaataaaactaCATATAACATTACTATGTTCAGAGTCGATAATTAAAATTTCATGTTATAAATTTGATTAATTTTGTATCGAAAACATTAAAGAAAACTATCACTAAACCTTTTAGTTTATCCAACGACTCAAAATTGTACAAGAGAaacaaaacatagaaaagaaaaaggaaggaatctatttccaagaaaacaataatgcaacatcatttttttttgttatcattaaaacgtGTGGTAAATTTCTTTTCTTCATACAAGTTTTTCTGAAAAGAGAGCTACTCTAAAACAGATGAAGATTCTCTAGAGGCTCAGATTCATAAGAAAGAATGACACATTAAACAATTTGGTAGATCCACTAAAATGGTTTCTACTAAGCTCAAGATCCACCTAATTTTCaatatatctctctctctctaataaATAAAATCCACCACTCCATCCCTCTAAAATACTCAACACcactatatattatataattatacatCACCCCTGATAATATATGACATTTATATACTATACTTAAGTTGACCCATTAGTCCCTAACTGAACCTGTGATACACGCTCATTATCATTCTCAACCCCCTTACCATTCTTCGGTTTGGCCCAAATTTTCCCAAAACTCTCTCCCATTTCTTCAAGCGTTTTCCCCTGTGTTTCAGGAAGCATAATATAAAAGAATATCCACGCAATCGTAGCAATCCCTCCAAACAGAAAAAAAGCTCCACCAATAGTAATCGCTTTTTCCAACGACAAAAACGTCATAGAAATAACCCCACTAGTCACCCTATTCACCACCACACCCATAGCCGCACCTTGCGCCCTCAATCTCAAAGGAAATATCTCAGAACTATACACCCACGTGATTGGTCCCGCACCTATCGAAAACGTCGCGACATAAGACAAAACAGTGGCTATACTCAATCCAATGGCCCAGATCAGTTTCGTCTCCGAATGATCAATGATCGTGAGGCTGACAGCGAGTGTGAGAAGCGAGACCACCATGCCCCCCACACTCGTTAACAACATCGGACGACGACCGAATTTGTCTAGGTTGAAAGTAGCCACTAAGATGAACACTGTCTTCACAAATCCAACTGCTATTGTTGCAAGAAGGAGATTAGTATCACCTTTGATCCCAgctttttgaaagattttcggaCTGTACAAAACGACAGCGTCTATGCCGGATGCttgttggaagaaatgaatccctAGTGCAGCTATAACTATATGACGAACTGCGGGTGTAGGGTAAATGAAAAGCTCTTTCCATACACCCTCGCCGGTGTTCTTGTTTTTTACCTCAACAACTTCGTCG
Above is a genomic segment from Vicia villosa cultivar HV-30 ecotype Madison, WI unplaced genomic scaffold, Vvil1.0 ctg.000073F_1_1, whole genome shotgun sequence containing:
- the LOC131623536 gene encoding polyol transporter 5-like is translated as MNEGKVVEAKPQKNLQDFDPKKKPKRNKYAFACAMLASMTSILLGYDIGVMSGAAIYIKRDLKVSDTQIEVMMGIINIYSLVGSCLAGRTSDWIGRRYTIVFAGAIFFVGALLMGFSPNYAFLMFGRFIAGIGIGYALMIAPVYTAEVSPASSRGFLTSFPEVFINSGILLGYVSNYAFSKLSLQIGWRMMLGVGAIPSVILAVGVLAMPESPRWLVMRGRLGDAIKVLNKTSDSKEEAQLRLAEIKQAAGIPEDCTDEVVEVKNKNTGEGVWKELFIYPTPAVRHIVIAALGIHFFQQASGIDAVVLYSPKIFQKAGIKGDTNLLLATIAVGFVKTVFILVATFNLDKFGRRPMLLTSVGGMVVSLLTLAVSLTIIDHSETKLIWAIGLSIATVLSYVATFSIGAGPITWVYSSEIFPLRLRAQGAAMGVVVNRVTSGVISMTFLSLEKAITIGGAFFLFGGIATIAWIFFYIMLPETQGKTLEEMGESFGKIWAKPKNGKGVENDNERVSQVQLGTNGST